From the genome of Ziziphus jujuba cultivar Dongzao chromosome 6, ASM3175591v1, one region includes:
- the LOC132804036 gene encoding protein ALP1-like, which yields MEFIFVLSGWEGSVSDSRVLRDALSRPNGLKVPTVDAGYTNGEGFIAPYRGIRYHLSEWKDGCAPTTYQKYFNMKHASARNIIERCFGVLKMRWAILKSPSFYPIATQIKIITACCLIHNLIRREMTLDPGEIEYDRVEDVDISADEDIIGSIASLSQWTNWRDELAKQMFDEWRGRRG from the exons atggaattcatatttgtattatCTGGTTGGGAAGGTTCCGTTTCGGATTCTAGAGTACTTCGAGATGCATTAAGTAGACCAAATGGCTTAAAAGTACCAACAG tggatgctggttacactAATGGTGAAGGATTTATTGCACCATATAGGGGAATAAGATATCACCTTTCCGAATGGAAAGATGGTTGTGCACCCACAACTTATCAAaagtatttcaacatgaagcatgcatctgcTAGGAATATCATAGAAAGATGTTTTGGGGTTCTTAAAATGCGTTGGGCAATTTTAAAAAGTCCATCGTTCTATCCAATTGCAACACAAATCAAGATAATTACTGCATGTTGTCTTATACATAATCtgattagaagagaaatgacaCTTGATCCTGGAGAAATTGAATATGATAGGGTGGAAGATGTGGACATTAGTGCAGACGAGGACATTATAGGATCAATTGCTTCCTTAAGTCAATGGACTAACTGGAGAGATGAGttagctaagcaaatgtttgATGAGTGGAGAGGTCGTCGTGGTTAG